From a region of the Alkalihalobacillus sp. TS-13 genome:
- a CDS encoding AAA family ATPase, with amino-acid sequence MLVGPAGSGKSTAGRQVAEEMGLSFKSESCNPMMTKWDLFGFVGPNGNYIPGVIREAFEKGGVILLDEMDASNPAVLVSINLLASVEAGETVTFPDGKNVPRHENFVLIAGANTFGDGASNDYVGREQLDAATLDRFAIVEWSYDEALEQKAAGEDQTDWVIYVQEVRAAAELAGVSLLVTPRASINGAKLLRKGMDRETVANLVLWKGVSPDAKRSILAKM; translated from the coding sequence ATGCTTGTGGGTCCGGCCGGCTCCGGGAAGTCTACCGCAGGTCGTCAGGTAGCCGAAGAAATGGGACTGTCGTTCAAGTCGGAATCATGTAATCCGATGATGACGAAGTGGGATCTTTTCGGGTTTGTCGGCCCCAACGGAAATTACATTCCCGGAGTAATCCGTGAGGCATTCGAAAAGGGCGGCGTCATTCTTTTGGATGAAATGGACGCGTCGAATCCTGCCGTACTGGTTTCTATCAACCTCCTCGCGTCCGTCGAGGCAGGAGAAACGGTTACGTTCCCCGATGGGAAGAACGTGCCCCGTCACGAGAATTTCGTACTGATTGCAGGTGCGAACACGTTCGGGGACGGTGCAAGCAATGATTACGTGGGACGTGAGCAGTTGGACGCGGCCACACTCGACCGATTCGCCATAGTCGAATGGTCGTATGATGAGGCTCTGGAGCAAAAGGCGGCCGGAGAGGACCAAACTGATTGGGTGATCTACGTTCAGGAGGTCCGGGCAGCTGCTGAGCTTGCCGGAGTTTCGCTACTGGTTACCCCGCGCGCCAGCATCAACGGCGCGAAGCTGCTTCGAAAGGGGATGGACCGGGAGACCGTCGCCAATTTGGTACTCTGGAAGGGAGTAAGCCCGGACGCGAAGCGGTCGATACTCGCGAAGATGTAA